One part of the Ciona intestinalis chromosome 5, KH, whole genome shotgun sequence genome encodes these proteins:
- the LOC100181656 gene encoding BCL2/adenovirus E1B 19 kDa protein-interacting protein 2 → MMNDSANLDNSMKDLEDGIADTSIKDRSNSEVVNNNESTEIMFEGNWEEDDLVALSGQPGQSFQRLETVERESEYERARKKLTAQFGDAEDSDIDGMLTPEELATPDDLDSSVDSPQQNSGVDLEWDNDTPVVQKTPSEPTTPDVTTAPTNWRTVMIGEKNYKLDMGAVTPYRQILSHGGYYGEGLNAIVVFSACYLPDTQQTDYRYIMDNLFLYIVSTLEMLVAEDYMIIFFNGGCRRKNLPPLNWLKRCYQMIHRRLRKNLKCLVVVHPSWYIRFLIGFFRPFISSKFSKKLKLVSTLHRLADVVTLDNVVIPDMVQQYDLKISSPKKERPSNDTVVVNTDGSTECVKTSTSSEEG, encoded by the coding sequence ATGATGAACGACAGTGCGAACTTAGATAATTCCATGAAAGATCTGGAGGATGGGATTGCAGATACGAGTATCAAGGATCGCTCCAATAGTGAAGTCGTAAACAACAATGAATCTACGGAGATTATGTTTGAAGGCAATTGGGAAGAAGATGATCTTGTTGCTTTATCAGGACAACCAGGGCAAAGTTTTCAAAGATTGGAAACTGTGGAAAGAGAATCCGAATACGAACGAGCGAGAAAAAAATTGACAGCGCAGTTTGGTGATGCAGAGGACTCGGACATAGATGGGATGCTTACTCCGGAGGAGCTTGCTACTCCTGATGATCTTGATTCCTCCGTTGATTCTCCACAACAAAACTCTGGTGTTGATTTAGAGTGGGATAATGATACACCTGTTGTGCAAAAAACTCCAAGTGAACCAACCACCCCAGATGTTACTACCGCTCCTACTAACTGGAGGACCGTCATGATTGGTGAGAAAAATTACAAACTTGATATGGGAGCAGTTACTCCTTACAGACAGATTTTATCTCATGGTGGATATTATGGAGAAGGTTTAAATGCAATTGTCGTGTTCTCTGCATGTTATTTACCAGATACGCAGCAGACTGATTACCGTTACATTATGGATAATTTGTTCCTTTACATAGTAAGCACATTGGAAATGCTTGTAGCAGAGGATTACAtgatcatattttttaacgGAGGATGCAGGAGAAAAAATCTACCACCATTAAACTGGTTGAAGCGATGTTATCAAATGATCCATAGACGACTCAGAAAAAATCTCAAATGTTTGGTAGTGGTGCACCCATCGTGGTACATACGGTTTCTAATAGGCTTTTTCCGGCCGTTTATCAGTTCCAAATTCAGCAAGAAGTTAAAGCTGGTATCCACGCTACATAGGCTTGCAGATGTGGTAACTCTCGACAATGTAGTTATTCCTGATATGGTTCAACAATACGACTTGAAAATATCAAGTCCAAAAAAAGAGAGACCAAGCAATGATACTGTTGTGGTTAATACTGATGGCTCAACTGAGTGTGTTAAGACATCCACTAGCAGTGAAGAGGGctag
- the LOC100184030 gene encoding POC1 centriolar protein homolog A produces MALAMNDPTLERQFKGHRDTITSCDFNPNMKQLATGSMDSCLMVWNFKPNMRSYRFVGHKDAILSVQFSPSGHLVASASRDKTVRLWIPSVKGESTVFKAHTATVRSVNFSSDGLHLLTAADDKTIKVWSVHRQKFQFSLTQHMNWVRCARFSPDNRLIVSGSDDKTVKLWDRNSKECVHTYFQHGGFVNHVEFHPSGTCIAAAGTDSTVKVWDIRTNKLLQHYQVHSGPVNQLSFHPSGNFLITSSNDCTLKIMDLLEGRLFFTLHGHQEPVTATTFSRNGEYFASGGADEQVIVWKTNFDKSDLTERPLTQTTHEAKPTGLREPTFKQGNNNPPTQPLTPPRRQPFHSTGEPKNMMATKGSDIMDIGPMLSHSTMEHPESEAGRARKQLADRSMKTPTKTNVEDVSRFGTSITAPLEEKSIPPKLAATLEQIVGQLDMLTQTMTILEQRMSMTEDKVKECLDNQHQMTRHTE; encoded by the exons ATGGCATTAGCCATG aATGATCCGACTTTGGAGCGTCAGTTCAAGGGACACAGAGACACAATAACCAGCTGTGATTTTAATCCCAACATGAAACAATTAG CCACTGGTTCCATGGATTCGTGTTTGATGGTTTGGAATTTTAAACCCAACATGAGATCCTACAGATTTGTTGGACataag GATGCTATTCTCTCCGTTCAATTCTCACCATCTGGTCACCTTGTTGCTTCTGCTTCCAGGGATAAAACAGTTCGGCTCTGGATTCCTAGCGT TAAAGGAGAATCCACTGTTTTCAAAGCACACACAGCCACAGTTAGAAGCGTCAATTTTTCTAGCGATGGACTTCACTTGCTCACAGCAGCTGATGATAAAACTATCAAAGTTTGGTCGGTTCATCGACAAAAGTTTCAGTTTTCACTCACCCAACATATGAACTGGGTACGCTGTGCTAG atttTCCCCGGACAACAGACTGATTGTTTCAGGAAGTGACGACAAAACTGTAAAGTTATGGGACAG AAACAGTAAAGAATGTGTTCATACCTACTTCCAACACGGTGGTTTTGTCAACCATGTTGAGTTCCACCCAAGTGGAACTTGCATAGCAGCTGCTGGTACAGATTCAACTGTTAAAGTTTGGGATATTAGGACCAATAAACTTCTACAACATTATCAAG TACACAGTGGACCTGTCAATCAACTCTCATTTCACCCATCCGGTAATTTCCTCATTACATCATCAAATGATTGTACCTTGAAGATAATGGACCTGTTAGAGGGTCGACTCTTTTTTACCCTACATGGACACCAG GAACCAGTTACAGCGACAACATTTTCAAGGAACGGTGAATATTTTGCATCAGGTGGCGCTGATGAGCAG GTGATTGTCTGGAAAACGAACTTTGATAAAAGTGATCTCACTGAGCGCCCCCTCACACAAACAACACATGAAGCAAAACCCACTGGTTTACGTGAGCCCACCTTTAAACAAGGAAATAATAACCCACCCACCCAACCATTAACACCCCCACGTAGacaaccttttcattcaactGGTGAACCAAAGAACATGATGGCAACTAAAGGTTCTGATATTATGGACATCGGCCCAATGTTGTCACACAGTACT ATGGAACATCCAGAAAGTGAAGCAGGTAGAGCAAGAAAGCAACTTGCTGACAGATCCATGAAAACTCcaactaaaacaaatgttgAAGATGTATCCAG GTTTGGTACCAGTATTACAGCTCCATTAGAAGAAAAGTCCATACCACCAAAGTTAGCAGCAACACTGGAACAAATAGTTGGACAATTGGATATGTTAACACAG ACAATGACGATTCTTGAGCAACGAATGAGCATGACTGAAGACAAAGTGAAAGAATGTTTGGACAATCAGCATCAAATGACACGTCACACCGAGTGA
- the dusp6.9 gene encoding dual specificity phosphatase (The RefSeq protein has 4 substitutions compared to this genomic sequence) has product MKMATENTIYINCDNLRDKLYRNDEVLLLDCRSNDEYRHGHINGAHNIVLPQLMMRRLKANKLSLKSLVPPNFRQEKEAFLKKCTTSHVVVYDHFTADLNNNDTTMLALLYNRMKNEGCNVTVLKGGYTKFQVDFPDFCLKAGTAGSSDADDEDGGSDESAASSPRGGRCSPLSPLTIHAPSILGLGSLRISCDHEEEESDSVESRLGRTRRDRPCDNHRHHNCLRHSDRFNSEGESDDPNSANSLSSNEGNVPLTLKPIPSSHPCTCCSCDKAPRRTIPQSPQCPSPSPAHNLYGGASAPAEILNGLFLGCAKDASNAAVLAEHNITYILNVTPNLPNVFENDGKYKYKQIPITDHWSQNLSQFFPDAIAFIDEARSKNCGVLVHCLAGISRSVTVTVAYLMQKLRWSLNDAYDFVKQRKNNVSPNFNFMGQLLDFEKTLGLGEYSSSTEDPLSSASQNHPPTLFFTSPPPPTPTLTLPVMKGKKREQRSAFILPNLS; this is encoded by the exons ATGAAAATGGCAACGGAAAACACTATATACATCAACTGCGACAACTTGAGAGATAAATTGTATCGAAACGATGAAGTTCTTCTGTTGGATTGTCGATCAAATGATGAATACAGACATGGCCACATCAACGGTGCACATAACATTGTTCTACCACAACTTATGATGCGACGACTGAAGGCAAACAAGCTTTCATTGAAAAGTCTTGTACCGCCAAATTTTCGCCAAGAGAAAGAAGCGTTCTTAAAGAAATGTACAACTTCTCATGTTGTGGTGTACGATCATTTCACCGCCGACCTTAACAACAACGATACCACGATGTTGGCGTTGCTGTACAATCGAATGAAGAATGAAGGCTGTAATGTGTCGGTGCTAAAGG GAGGCTACACGAAGTTCCAAGTCGACTTTCCCGACTTCTGTTTAAAAGCTGGTACCACTGGATCCAGTGATGCAGACGACGAAGATGGCGGCAGTGATGAGTCCGCTGCATCATCACCAAGAGGAGGACGCTGCTCCCCGCTCTCTCCTCTTACCATTCATGCTCCGTCCATCCTCGGACTTGGTTCCCTGAGAATATCTTGTGATCACGAAGAAGAAGAGTCGGACAGTGTCGAATCGCGTCTTGGTCGATCTAGAAGAGACCGCCCATGCGACAACCATCGCCACCATAATTGCCTCCGTCATTCAGATCGTTTCAACAGCGAGGGTGAGTCTGATGACCCGAACAGTGCTAACTCTCTCTCGTCAAATGAAGGCAACGTTCCTCTTACCCTGAAACCAATTCCATCATCCCATCCATGCACATGTTGCTCATGTGACAAGGCACCTCGCAGGACCATTCCTCAATCCCCGCAATGCCCCTCTCCGTCCCCCGCACATAACTTATATGGTGGAGCGTCTGCTCCCGCCGAAATTCTCAACGGACTTTTTCTTGGTTGCGCTAAAGATGCCTCCAACGCCGCCGTCCTTGCTGAGCACAACATTACTTATATTTTGAACGTCACCCCGAACCTTCCCAACGTATTTGAGAACGATGGCAAATACAAGTACAAGCAAATCCCGATCACCGACCACTGGAGTCAGAATCTCTCCCAATTCTTCCCGGACGCGATAGCCTTTATCG ACGAAGCACGCTCCAAAAACTGCGGTGTCCTGGTTCACTGTCTTGCTGGCATCAGCCGATCGGTCACTGTCACAGTCGCTTATCTGATGCAGAAACTCAGATGGTCACTTAACGATGCTTACGACTTTGTTAAACAAAGGAAAAACAATGTCTCACCAAACTTTAACTTCATGGGACAACTTTTGGATTTTGAAAAAACCCTTGGACTCGGAGAATACTCCTCTTCCACGGAGAACCCACTCTCCTCCGCCTCCCAAAACCACCCACCAACCCTCTTCTTTACCTCACCCCCACCCCCAACACCGACCCTCACCCTACCCGTTATGAAGGGTAAGAAACGCGAGCAGAGATCTGCCTTCATCCTCCCCAATCTATCCTGA